One segment of Halomonas sp. TD01 DNA contains the following:
- a CDS encoding HlyD family type I secretion periplasmic adaptor subunit has protein sequence MDRLFARRVTSAHLSRDWASDTDWARMQQEPIRARLFLYTVLLTIIVLVVWASVAAIDEVTRGAGRVIPASQLQRIQSFDGGVIEQIMVREGQVVSAGEVLMQIDPTRFVSDFRENRAQRFALEARAERLRALAAGTAFEPSEELRQEVPSIVMQEREVYESRREELREQENVLNDRIRQRREELREAQARRDTAQREASMAGQELNLTRPLLASGAVSEVEVLRLQREVSRATGERNQAAAAVSRLEAGVEEAEGQLLELGAERRSEWRNELAQTLGDLNALQQSGTGLQDRVRLTEIRSPVDGVIQRIHINTIGGVLQPGQEVLDIVPSDDQLLVEARIAPQDIAFLHPGQPATIKLTAYDYAIYGGLQAELDHISADTITDDDGNTFYLVRVRSLQDESIAERLQVIPGMTAQVDIVTGKRTVMQFLLKPVLRAWRDSMGER, from the coding sequence ATGGATCGACTCTTTGCTCGCCGTGTCACATCTGCGCACCTCAGTCGTGATTGGGCGAGTGATACTGACTGGGCGCGTATGCAGCAAGAACCCATTCGTGCGCGGCTATTTCTCTACACTGTTTTATTAACCATCATTGTGCTGGTGGTTTGGGCATCGGTTGCTGCCATCGACGAAGTAACCCGTGGCGCGGGGCGCGTTATTCCGGCAAGCCAATTGCAGCGCATTCAGTCGTTTGACGGCGGTGTGATAGAGCAGATCATGGTACGGGAAGGGCAGGTGGTCAGTGCTGGCGAAGTGTTAATGCAAATTGACCCAACGCGGTTCGTTTCTGATTTTCGCGAAAACCGTGCTCAGCGTTTTGCACTTGAAGCACGCGCAGAACGGCTGCGGGCGTTAGCTGCTGGAACTGCATTTGAGCCTTCTGAAGAGCTGCGTCAAGAAGTGCCTAGTATCGTGATGCAGGAACGAGAAGTGTATGAAAGCCGCCGCGAAGAGCTACGCGAACAAGAAAACGTGCTCAACGATCGTATTCGGCAACGTCGAGAAGAACTTCGGGAAGCGCAGGCACGTCGTGATACTGCCCAGCGTGAAGCAAGTATGGCAGGGCAAGAGCTTAACTTAACTCGCCCACTACTCGCCTCAGGTGCTGTTTCAGAAGTTGAGGTATTGCGCTTACAGCGTGAAGTGTCGCGTGCCACTGGTGAGCGCAATCAAGCTGCCGCTGCTGTTTCACGTCTGGAAGCGGGAGTGGAAGAAGCGGAGGGGCAGTTACTTGAGCTAGGTGCCGAACGTAGAAGTGAGTGGCGAAATGAGCTTGCTCAGACGTTAGGAGACTTAAATGCACTTCAGCAGTCAGGCACTGGTCTTCAAGATAGAGTGCGACTTACCGAAATACGCTCACCTGTCGATGGTGTGATTCAGCGTATTCATATCAATACGATTGGCGGAGTACTCCAGCCAGGCCAAGAAGTGTTGGATATTGTGCCCAGCGATGACCAGCTACTCGTTGAGGCACGCATTGCTCCCCAGGATATTGCTTTCCTTCACCCGGGGCAGCCAGCGACGATCAAACTCACTGCCTATGACTATGCCATTTACGGTGGCTTGCAGGCTGAGCTTGATCACATCAGCGCAGATACGATTACTGATGATGATGGCAATACGTTTTATTTGGTTCGTGTTCGCAGTTTGCAAGATGAAAGTATTGCTGAGCGCCTTCAGGTGATTCCAGGGATGACAGCACAGGTAGATATTGTGACAGGAAAAAGAACGGTCATGCAGTTCTTACTAAAACCTGTTTTAAGGGCGTGGCGAGATTCCATGGGGGAGCGCTAA
- a CDS encoding response regulator transcription factor has protein sequence MKHWFVTTDGSLKARWESAFPKSVATTPNKVLDQVQSGDVVWLTTMVENWDELIPAVIAKKAVVVLLSYAPNDREALKALDLGARGYVHTLAAPDVLIQVALVVTNQGVWVGQELLAKVMGGTFKALQNRQNGEGHQHSEYLNLLTERERGVALAVARGATNKEVARQLDITERTVKAHLSAIFKKLSVRDRLQLILKLAPVAERFSERL, from the coding sequence ATGAAACATTGGTTTGTAACAACGGATGGTAGCCTGAAGGCTCGCTGGGAAAGTGCTTTTCCTAAAAGTGTAGCCACCACGCCGAATAAAGTGTTGGATCAGGTGCAGTCGGGTGATGTGGTATGGCTGACAACGATGGTCGAAAACTGGGATGAGTTGATTCCGGCGGTAATCGCAAAAAAGGCGGTTGTGGTGTTGCTCAGCTATGCGCCTAATGATCGTGAGGCCCTGAAGGCGCTTGACCTTGGAGCGCGCGGATACGTGCACACACTGGCGGCACCCGATGTACTTATCCAAGTGGCCCTTGTGGTTACCAATCAAGGGGTTTGGGTGGGGCAAGAGCTGCTTGCGAAAGTGATGGGCGGAACATTTAAGGCACTGCAAAACCGCCAGAACGGTGAAGGGCATCAGCACAGTGAATATTTGAACTTGCTCACGGAGCGCGAGCGGGGGGTGGCGCTAGCGGTTGCCCGCGGGGCAACCAACAAAGAAGTCGCTCGCCAGTTAGACATCACTGAGCGTACGGTAAAAGCCCATCTAAGCGCCATATTTAAGAAGCTATCCGTTCGTGATCGCCTGCAGTTAATACTCAAGTTAGCACCTGTTGCTGAGCGCTTTTCAGAACGGCTCTAA
- a CDS encoding UDP-N-acetylmuramoyl-tripeptide--D-alanyl-D-alanine ligase has protein sequence MPDNKSSSLLGPLLQSKQGAGKAIQAVDLAHALDGIGETVMPMWLNKHAQPAEFAQLILISASDGYERAQVASVQLDVSSLQAGNWAALLPTLKEALERLERKFPHPLVWCRLEWPFAVREWHWLALKQEIKRYKRNYFRSGLAYVGKKLPRLLLTEMELNANACLYAGNQVAHADVNQAHLERYIKARHGSSQMPDFADDMPVWSFSTTGVFVDVSGENVSVHALDTQPRCWGRRKVPPLTAVSTGELIARSTRFLGNQVNEDGRYVYGYFPCFDRRINTYNSLRHASSTYALLEGYEACAEQGLLSNEELGVLRQQIASALSGLCSQFVIHRQGAAYVVDAGDIIKLGANAVAILALVKYHQVTGDDRYAGLADALALGISRMQETDGSFVHVLNAEDLSVKEKARIIYYDGEAAFALMRLYDHTRDSRWLECVVKAFDYFIANGHENAHDHWLAYCSNELVAYRPERKYFAFAVRNIAGYVDFIHKRATTFPTLLELSMAFHKTLLKLETRPGLTDVLNGFDVNAFYRALHARANYLLNGFFWPEVAMYFKAPATIVDGFFIRHHSFRVRIDDVEHYLSGLVAYQQMLREASYASVKPRVGDRLDAKAIASATGGVWASVPPNEWLAKGLCCWPKSFQPGQVVVARGKEMDKGFLPFAAVKSLVSKGASAVLCDDSEAYRDIGVPVLQVPDVRAATLAIGQWQRRCYAGRVVGITGSAGKTTAVAMLAHVLSYTGAVGQTQGSANLPIGIAWNIATMPQEARYWVVEMAIGSMARNTDLARPDVAIITNIAASHLVYHRSLDEIARKKALIFQSMPPNGVAILYRDMPQYTYLAEQARRYHLQVISFGEHPDADIRMLEFAGNSGRIMFDGTAYELSMAAAGRHMLLNAMAVLAVARHEHLPLDIIISRLTSFQAVAGRGEVRAIDCQGMPITLYDETYNANPLSMRMALEAFSALPVDVGKKLLIIGDMLELGSEAESLHQELAPILAALSVRKILLCGQHCQALAPLLGGEASGVFHFADVNALESALPDHLMSHDSVLAKASHSTGLHTLFSQPPHD, from the coding sequence ATGCCCGATAATAAAAGCTCTTCACTGCTTGGCCCACTTCTACAAAGTAAGCAAGGCGCTGGGAAAGCTATACAGGCGGTTGACCTTGCGCATGCGTTGGATGGCATTGGCGAAACGGTGATGCCTATGTGGTTAAACAAGCATGCACAGCCAGCAGAGTTTGCTCAGCTAATACTGATCTCGGCAAGCGATGGCTATGAGCGCGCACAAGTCGCCTCTGTGCAGCTTGATGTGAGCAGCTTGCAGGCAGGCAACTGGGCCGCGTTACTCCCCACGTTGAAAGAGGCATTGGAACGACTTGAGCGAAAGTTCCCGCATCCTTTGGTGTGGTGTCGGTTAGAGTGGCCTTTTGCGGTGCGCGAGTGGCATTGGCTGGCGCTAAAGCAAGAAATCAAACGCTATAAGCGCAACTATTTTCGTAGCGGCTTAGCCTATGTTGGCAAGAAACTTCCTCGACTCTTGCTAACGGAGATGGAACTTAACGCTAATGCCTGTTTGTACGCAGGGAATCAGGTTGCACATGCCGACGTCAACCAAGCTCATCTAGAGCGGTATATAAAAGCGCGTCATGGTTCAAGCCAGATGCCAGACTTTGCCGATGATATGCCGGTGTGGAGCTTTTCGACTACCGGCGTGTTTGTAGATGTTAGTGGCGAAAATGTTAGCGTGCATGCTCTGGATACTCAGCCGAGATGCTGGGGCAGGCGAAAAGTCCCACCTCTAACAGCGGTATCCACTGGGGAGCTAATCGCGCGCTCCACTCGCTTTTTAGGTAATCAGGTGAACGAAGATGGCCGCTATGTGTATGGCTATTTTCCCTGTTTTGACCGCCGCATTAACACTTATAATTCATTACGCCACGCTAGTAGTACTTATGCCTTGTTGGAAGGTTATGAAGCCTGTGCGGAACAAGGGCTTTTAAGTAACGAGGAGCTCGGTGTATTACGCCAGCAGATTGCCAGCGCGCTTTCGGGCTTATGTTCCCAGTTCGTAATCCATCGCCAAGGCGCGGCCTATGTGGTGGATGCAGGCGACATTATCAAACTGGGAGCCAACGCGGTCGCCATTCTTGCATTGGTGAAGTATCACCAGGTCACGGGGGACGATCGTTATGCTGGTCTGGCGGATGCACTGGCATTAGGTATTTCGAGAATGCAGGAGACCGATGGTAGCTTTGTGCATGTGCTCAATGCTGAGGATTTATCGGTTAAGGAAAAGGCGCGGATCATTTATTACGATGGCGAAGCCGCCTTTGCCCTAATGCGGCTTTACGATCATACCCGCGATAGTCGTTGGCTGGAGTGTGTGGTCAAAGCGTTTGACTACTTCATTGCTAATGGACACGAAAACGCCCACGACCATTGGCTTGCGTATTGCTCAAATGAGTTGGTGGCATATCGTCCCGAACGTAAATATTTTGCGTTTGCAGTACGCAATATAGCGGGCTATGTCGATTTTATTCACAAGCGGGCCACTACGTTTCCAACGTTGCTTGAGCTGTCGATGGCGTTTCATAAAACGTTACTCAAGCTGGAGACACGCCCAGGTTTGACCGATGTGCTGAACGGTTTTGATGTCAATGCGTTTTACCGTGCACTGCATGCCAGAGCGAACTATCTTCTGAATGGTTTTTTCTGGCCGGAAGTTGCTATGTACTTTAAGGCGCCGGCGACTATCGTGGATGGCTTTTTTATTCGTCATCACAGCTTTCGCGTAAGGATAGACGATGTAGAGCACTACTTATCGGGGCTGGTGGCGTACCAGCAGATGCTGCGTGAGGCAAGCTATGCCAGTGTAAAGCCGCGAGTAGGGGATCGGCTGGACGCCAAGGCCATCGCCTCAGCAACCGGAGGAGTATGGGCATCAGTGCCGCCTAATGAGTGGCTGGCAAAAGGGCTATGCTGCTGGCCAAAATCTTTTCAGCCGGGGCAGGTGGTTGTCGCTCGGGGCAAGGAAATGGATAAAGGTTTTTTGCCATTTGCCGCGGTGAAATCTCTGGTGAGCAAAGGCGCTTCCGCAGTGCTTTGCGATGATAGCGAGGCGTATCGTGATATCGGCGTGCCCGTGTTGCAAGTTCCCGATGTGCGTGCAGCGACGCTGGCCATAGGGCAGTGGCAACGACGTTGTTATGCTGGTCGCGTTGTCGGCATTACCGGTAGTGCTGGTAAAACAACGGCAGTGGCGATGCTGGCTCATGTACTAAGCTACACCGGTGCAGTAGGGCAAACGCAAGGCAGTGCCAACCTGCCGATTGGTATTGCCTGGAACATTGCGACTATGCCGCAAGAAGCACGCTACTGGGTGGTTGAAATGGCCATCGGTTCCATGGCTCGCAATACGGATCTTGCTCGCCCAGACGTCGCCATTATTACTAATATTGCGGCATCGCATCTGGTGTATCACCGCTCGCTGGACGAAATTGCCCGCAAGAAAGCGCTTATCTTTCAGAGTATGCCTCCCAATGGGGTCGCTATTCTCTATCGCGATATGCCTCAGTATACTTACCTGGCTGAGCAGGCGAGGCGCTATCACCTACAGGTGATTAGTTTTGGTGAACACCCTGACGCAGACATACGCATGCTGGAGTTTGCAGGGAATAGCGGGCGCATTATGTTTGATGGCACTGCATATGAACTCAGCATGGCTGCTGCTGGGCGTCATATGCTGCTGAATGCCATGGCGGTATTAGCCGTGGCCAGGCACGAACACCTACCTTTAGACATCATTATATCCCGCCTGACATCTTTTCAAGCGGTGGCAGGGCGAGGCGAGGTGCGGGCCATAGACTGCCAGGGGATGCCAATCACCCTGTACGATGAAACGTATAACGCCAATCCTTTATCGATGCGTATGGCGCTGGAGGCTTTCTCCGCACTCCCTGTGGATGTAGGTAAGAAGCTGTTAATCATTGGCGATATGCTTGAGCTTGGGTCAGAGGCAGAGAGCCTGCATCAGGAACTCGCACCTATTCTTGCTGCGCTATCGGTTAGGAAAATTCTGCTCTGTGGCCAACATTGCCAAGCGTTGGCGCCGCTATTGGGTGGAGAAGCCTCTGGAGTGTTTCACTTCGCGGATGTCAACGCTCTTGAGTCAGCACTGCCTGACCATCTAATGTCGCACGATAGCGTACTTGCTAAGGCATCCCATAGCACCGGGCTGCACACGCTTTTTTCACAGCCACCTCATGATTAA